The following are encoded together in the Deltaproteobacteria bacterium genome:
- a CDS encoding SPFH/Band 7/PHB domain protein: MEIIFGFFAAVLFEILTLKILRFFLFYTTVYEATCQVYTLFGKVVAIVDKPGLHFLWPRLTWKALIINFLGKVYVLDLRMDQVYLRSQPVNSEEGAPMGVGIWYEMYISNPLDYLFKNTDPKGSLSANVSNATVRTLSNLPLVKLLSDRHQLSQQVREEVTQKSQEWGYKLGSVYIRKVHFRDHNMIKEIESKVVNRLRQVTGAIKQDGENQVNIITSSAQRTASVEFAKASAIRPEILGQVLQEIAKDKDVADALFATLEFEKMTENKGELILLPKSSGILPELISAQK; the protein is encoded by the coding sequence ATGGAAATCATTTTTGGTTTTTTTGCCGCAGTTTTATTTGAAATCTTAACTTTAAAAATCCTTAGGTTCTTTTTGTTTTATACCACAGTTTATGAGGCCACTTGCCAGGTGTACACTCTTTTCGGCAAGGTGGTAGCCATCGTGGATAAACCGGGGCTTCATTTTTTGTGGCCTCGATTGACATGGAAAGCATTGATTATTAATTTTTTAGGTAAGGTCTATGTTTTAGACTTAAGAATGGATCAGGTCTATCTTCGAAGTCAGCCGGTAAATTCAGAAGAAGGTGCCCCCATGGGCGTAGGGATTTGGTATGAAATGTACATCAGCAATCCCTTGGATTATTTATTTAAAAATACGGATCCGAAGGGTTCTTTATCGGCCAATGTAAGCAATGCCACCGTCAGAACTTTGAGTAATTTACCTTTAGTGAAGCTGCTTTCAGATCGTCATCAACTGAGTCAACAGGTTCGTGAAGAAGTCACACAAAAATCTCAAGAGTGGGGGTATAAATTAGGATCTGTTTATATTCGCAAGGTCCACTTCCGAGATCATAACATGATTAAAGAAATTGAAAGCAAAGTGGTGAATCGATTACGTCAGGTGACAGGTGCTATTAAGCAAGATGGAGAGAACCAAGTGAATATCATTACGAGCTCGGCGCAACGAACGGCTTCTGTTGAATTTGCGAAGGCTTCAGCTATTCGCCCTGAGATACTGGGACAAGTTCTGCAAGAAATAGCTAAAGATAAAGACGTCGCAGACGCTTTGTTTGCCACTCTCGAGTTTGAAAAAATGACAGAAAATAAGGGCGAGCTGATACTGTTACCAAAGTCATCAGGAATACTTCCTGAATTGATAAGTGCACAAAAATAA
- a CDS encoding TIGR02147 family protein produces MKNIFEYNSYKKFLHDLILSQGRGAVSHLAKAAGCNRTYLSQVLNSKVQLTADHIYGIADYVGFTSEEQDFLILLLHYERSANRKIQEKLKIKIESIAQENLELSKKIYQKKDSFEISEFMKTKYYSNWKYTAIHTLSSIPSFQSNSAIAKKISLSESTTLTILKELREMGLVHQKGNRWIHSGTNIHTPAGSPHTTLNHMNWRLKSLDDLNSKSSVHYTTLFSLSKDDWDILRRQLLSFIEKQRDQIHNSGVEEVYCFCCDLFQPME; encoded by the coding sequence ATGAAAAATATTTTTGAATACAATTCCTATAAGAAGTTCCTTCACGACTTAATTTTGAGCCAGGGGCGAGGAGCCGTAAGTCATCTTGCAAAAGCAGCAGGATGCAACCGGACTTATTTATCACAAGTTTTGAATTCAAAAGTTCAACTAACGGCTGACCACATTTATGGTATTGCAGATTATGTTGGTTTCACAAGCGAAGAACAGGACTTTCTTATTCTGCTCCTTCATTATGAGAGATCAGCAAATAGAAAGATACAAGAAAAATTAAAAATTAAAATCGAAAGCATAGCTCAAGAAAATTTGGAATTAAGCAAAAAAATTTATCAAAAGAAAGACAGTTTTGAGATTTCAGAATTTATGAAAACAAAATATTACTCCAATTGGAAGTATACAGCCATTCACACCCTTTCCAGTATTCCTTCGTTTCAATCCAATTCTGCGATCGCTAAAAAGATTAGTCTCTCAGAATCGACAACGTTGACTATCTTAAAAGAGTTGAGAGAAATGGGACTTGTTCATCAAAAAGGAAATAGGTGGATTCACTCTGGTACTAATATTCACACACCAGCAGGGTCCCCCCACACAACGCTCAACCATATGAACTGGAGACTTAAGTCTTTAGATGACCTCAACTCTAAGAGTTCGGTGCACTACACGACTTTATTTTCACTAAGTAAGGACGATTGGGACATCTTACGTAGGCAACTGCTGAGCTTCATAGAAAAACAACGCGACCAAATCCATAATTCAGGAGTAGAGGAAGTCTATTGTTTTTGTTGTGATTTATTTCAACCAATGGAGTGA
- a CDS encoding cell envelope biogenesis protein OmpA — MKKKLYFVTIMGLFLSACSSFRPILDENKKYNQVGEARAEKDIDECLDKADSYLAKHKDDKMKKQMGRQAAQGAVLGGVLGAVSGNGIQGAAGGAAIGAGVGVAGAYIDEKTKDKIKPDALKQRYVQNCLQRKNYEVIGWK, encoded by the coding sequence ATGAAGAAAAAATTATATTTTGTAACGATAATGGGTCTTTTTTTATCAGCTTGTTCTTCTTTTCGTCCCATTTTAGATGAAAATAAAAAATATAATCAAGTGGGCGAGGCAAGGGCTGAAAAAGACATTGATGAATGTTTAGATAAGGCAGATAGTTATTTAGCAAAACATAAAGATGATAAAATGAAAAAACAAATGGGAAGACAGGCCGCTCAGGGGGCTGTTCTTGGTGGTGTTTTAGGTGCCGTCAGTGGAAATGGGATTCAAGGAGCTGCTGGAGGTGCCGCCATTGGAGCCGGAGTGGGTGTTGCTGGAGCCTATATTGATGAGAAAACAAAAGATAAAATAAAACCGGATGCATTAAAACAAAGGTATGTACAAAATTGCTTGCAAAGAAAAAACTACGAAGTTATCGGTTGGAAGTAA
- a CDS encoding MBL fold metallo-hydrolase: MAILETFYKMFFKKHGEKSDHFDGSAFFNYDKKLSQKSFLDVLKWRFQSKKKPWPKEKVRDNLYPDLESLVPENGYRVTFVNHATVLVQFAGVSILTDPVLLETIAPFGIVRRYRDPGIKIQDLPPIDFVLISHNHYDHLDLPTVKELGRNRHTTFLLPLGVKRYFPREILKTNQFVEMDWWQEYKKNDLRITFVPAQHWSKRGIFDTNKSLWGGFIIKHREQTIFFAGDTGFGSHFNLISQKFPNIDLAMLPIGAYEPRWFMKEAHMNPEDAVEAALILKATTAMGIHFGTFNFSDEGINDPEKDLALVLQNKKLDPSFFWVPKNGESHSIELFS; encoded by the coding sequence ATGGCGATTTTAGAAACTTTTTACAAAATGTTTTTCAAAAAGCATGGTGAAAAATCCGATCATTTCGATGGATCTGCATTTTTTAATTATGATAAGAAGCTCTCGCAAAAGAGTTTTTTAGATGTTTTGAAATGGCGGTTTCAATCAAAGAAAAAACCGTGGCCAAAGGAAAAAGTGCGAGATAATCTTTATCCTGATCTAGAATCTTTGGTACCTGAAAATGGATATCGGGTCACTTTTGTAAATCATGCTACGGTTTTAGTTCAGTTTGCTGGAGTATCAATTTTAACAGATCCTGTATTATTAGAGACAATCGCTCCGTTTGGAATCGTACGTCGATACCGTGATCCTGGAATTAAGATTCAAGATTTGCCGCCTATTGATTTTGTTCTGATCAGTCATAATCATTATGATCATCTCGATTTGCCTACAGTTAAAGAACTTGGGAGGAATCGCCATACGACATTCCTCCTTCCCTTGGGAGTGAAGCGCTATTTTCCAAGAGAGATTCTGAAGACAAATCAATTTGTCGAGATGGATTGGTGGCAGGAGTATAAAAAAAATGATTTAAGGATTACTTTTGTCCCGGCTCAACATTGGTCAAAAAGAGGAATTTTTGACACGAACAAATCTTTATGGGGAGGATTTATCATTAAGCATCGTGAGCAGACTATATTTTTTGCGGGAGACACGGGTTTTGGCTCGCACTTCAATTTAATTTCTCAAAAATTTCCTAACATCGATTTAGCGATGCTACCGATTGGAGCCTATGAACCTAGATGGTTTATGAAAGAAGCCCATATGAACCCAGAAGATGCCGTAGAGGCGGCCTTAATACTTAAGGCAACTACGGCAATGGGAATTCATTTTGGAACCTTTAATTTCAGCGACGAAGGGATTAATGATCCAGAAAAAGACCTTGCATTGGTTCTGCAAAACAAAAAGCTAGATCCCAGTTTTTTTTGGGTACCTAAAAATGGTGAAAGTCACTCGATAGAATTATTTAGCTAA
- a CDS encoding helix-turn-helix transcriptional regulator, producing MSTKNLLGIESLESKFGPMTVGLFLKAFREADGLSQINFAKRLKLSRANLCDIEKERKFVSPERAAKIAKLLKVPEATLIKLSIQDMLRAAKLQYTVDLKSA from the coding sequence ATGAGTACTAAGAATCTTTTAGGTATAGAATCTCTTGAATCTAAATTTGGTCCTATGACTGTTGGATTATTTTTAAAGGCATTTCGCGAGGCCGATGGCCTATCGCAGATTAATTTTGCCAAACGTCTCAAACTTTCCCGCGCCAACTTATGCGATATTGAAAAGGAGCGAAAATTTGTAAGCCCTGAGCGTGCAGCTAAGATAGCAAAACTACTTAAAGTTCCAGAGGCCACCCTCATCAAGCTTTCAATCCAAGATATGCTCCGAGCTGCTAAATTGCAATATACAGTCGATCTCAAGTCTGCATAA
- a CDS encoding amidohydrolase family protein, translating into MDSDLEIISCYDSHVHWLMTGEKKSFLDLEKFPSFELSSLESLNFAEIEKKAFKGSWLMGFGWREDQFLTPPHFSVLDKLSLKVPICFIKKDAHSCLLNSVGIEIFKEKFKEDKDLGKFLERDEANQPTGILKESGFYALLRSLPALTSIEIKNYLLEGQNYFLKNGYTHIRDMTCSLEQWKVLVELENTKQLKIQAEINFHFESLQELENVILPLINKEKETKLSHLQIQGVKLFYDGSLSSETALLSEPYLGTSGSVAGAYGLRLWRSEEVKAAMRLAWGSGLQISVHTLGDQAVSEVVQCAKELQKEKITGILNLEHVELVSSKTVSEMKSLHVKCHMQPSHWLSDKKWIKAKINSTLMKNLFQWELLRKAKVPLFFGSDSPIEEANVTLLLEALRDSEQNGILKLNDEPERFLSHPTLKNGLSKFKNKVLQEVYLNNERVFKK; encoded by the coding sequence ATGGATTCGGATCTAGAGATCATTAGCTGTTATGATAGTCATGTCCATTGGCTGATGACAGGAGAAAAAAAATCATTTTTAGATCTAGAAAAATTTCCATCCTTCGAGTTATCGTCCTTAGAATCATTAAACTTTGCAGAAATTGAAAAAAAAGCGTTTAAAGGTTCTTGGCTAATGGGTTTTGGCTGGCGAGAGGATCAATTCCTTACTCCTCCACATTTCTCGGTTTTGGATAAGTTATCACTTAAAGTGCCTATTTGTTTTATTAAAAAGGATGCCCACAGTTGTTTGTTAAATTCTGTGGGTATCGAGATCTTTAAAGAAAAATTTAAAGAAGATAAAGATTTAGGAAAATTTTTAGAAAGAGATGAAGCGAATCAACCAACGGGAATTCTCAAAGAAAGTGGTTTCTATGCATTGCTTCGAAGCCTGCCAGCATTAACGTCAATAGAAATAAAAAACTATTTATTGGAAGGGCAGAATTATTTTTTGAAAAATGGGTACACTCATATCAGAGATATGACCTGTTCCTTAGAGCAATGGAAGGTGTTGGTTGAGTTAGAAAACACAAAACAACTTAAAATACAAGCCGAGATTAACTTTCATTTTGAAAGTTTACAGGAATTAGAAAATGTAATTTTACCGCTTATTAATAAGGAAAAAGAAACGAAACTCTCGCATCTCCAAATTCAGGGAGTTAAATTATTTTATGATGGCTCTTTAAGTTCAGAGACGGCCTTGCTTTCCGAGCCCTATCTAGGGACTTCCGGATCTGTTGCGGGGGCTTATGGCCTCAGACTTTGGCGAAGCGAAGAGGTGAAGGCAGCGATGAGGTTAGCCTGGGGCAGCGGACTACAAATCAGTGTTCATACTCTTGGGGATCAAGCTGTCAGCGAGGTCGTTCAATGTGCCAAAGAATTGCAAAAAGAAAAGATCACAGGAATATTAAATTTAGAGCATGTAGAGTTAGTTTCGTCAAAAACAGTGAGTGAAATGAAGTCCTTGCATGTTAAATGTCATATGCAACCCAGTCATTGGTTGTCAGATAAAAAATGGATTAAAGCAAAAATCAATTCAACCTTGATGAAAAATCTTTTCCAGTGGGAATTGTTAAGAAAGGCCAAGGTTCCCCTTTTCTTTGGTTCCGATTCTCCTATAGAAGAGGCAAATGTGACACTTTTGCTAGAAGCCTTAAGAGACAGTGAGCAGAACGGAATTTTAAAGCTCAATGACGAACCTGAAAGGTTTTTATCTCACCCCACGCTGAAAAATGGATTAAGTAAATTTAAAAATAAAGTTCTGCAAGAAGTGTACTTAAATAATGAACGTGTCTTTAAAAAATGA
- a CDS encoding asparaginase — translation MGGSILNQQEIFIFTTGGTIEKTYNEFDGSLENRGTSIKNRISTKLRLPTTQIQVYPLMSKDSLYMTDEDRKLILDHIKKQAYGKTPIVILHGTDTMTVTAEYCWKNISQPTVPIIFTGAMIPMGFEDSDATQNVTEALLATRVLNPGFYIIFHNQIFEVPKVRKNKSKGTFEKV, via the coding sequence ATAGGGGGAAGTATTTTGAACCAGCAGGAAATTTTTATTTTTACAACTGGGGGAACTATTGAAAAAACCTATAATGAATTTGATGGTTCCTTAGAAAATCGCGGAACAAGTATCAAAAATAGAATTTCAACCAAACTGCGTTTGCCAACAACACAAATTCAAGTTTATCCATTAATGAGTAAAGACTCTCTTTATATGACCGATGAAGATCGAAAACTTATTTTAGATCACATAAAAAAGCAGGCTTATGGAAAAACGCCGATAGTCATATTGCATGGAACAGATACCATGACCGTAACCGCTGAATACTGTTGGAAAAATATTTCCCAGCCGACGGTTCCAATTATTTTTACGGGCGCCATGATTCCGATGGGTTTTGAAGATTCGGATGCAACTCAAAATGTAACTGAAGCCTTGCTGGCAACAAGAGTTTTAAATCCAGGATTTTATATCATTTTTCATAATCAAATTTTCGAGGTTCCAAAGGTAAGAAAAAATAAATCCAAAGGCACCTTCGAGAAAGTTTAA
- a CDS encoding SPFH domain-containing protein: MLFIMGVLIYFFLRCILFGFFTIDQNERGVKTVFGRAQRLGEHMSASTPPAESLTAEEKKRYNFPLIESIGPGLHFKFPWESVIKVSVATETMNMAQDLESMSANNNGTLLEAVTKDQLNIGLKGQIRYKISEQNLYAYVFGIKNPIVHVMGYFVAILRQRIANFGSESKEVQISGEVNITENVSINDLRKNLKDINDIMVSECQSSNARYGIILEASLITGIEPPHEVESALAAINTAHNNVSSEISLAKSLADQTIVQSRRAVEIETLKAQAEVQPLIALSFQLKQLKASGADVLKNFVRNARLNVLKKADKIIYPTE; the protein is encoded by the coding sequence ATGTTATTTATAATGGGTGTTTTGATTTATTTTTTTCTGAGGTGTATCTTGTTTGGTTTTTTTACCATCGATCAAAATGAACGAGGGGTTAAAACCGTTTTTGGCAGAGCCCAGAGATTGGGTGAGCATATGTCAGCCTCTACACCTCCAGCCGAGTCGTTAACCGCTGAAGAAAAAAAACGCTATAATTTCCCGTTAATCGAGTCCATAGGTCCGGGCTTGCATTTTAAATTTCCATGGGAGAGTGTGATCAAAGTTTCAGTGGCAACAGAAACAATGAACATGGCACAAGATTTGGAAAGTATGAGTGCCAATAATAATGGAACTTTGCTTGAAGCCGTAACCAAAGATCAACTCAATATCGGACTCAAAGGGCAAATCAGGTATAAGATCTCTGAACAAAATCTTTATGCCTATGTTTTTGGTATTAAGAATCCCATTGTCCATGTTATGGGATATTTTGTGGCCATCCTACGGCAACGGATTGCTAATTTTGGTTCCGAAAGCAAAGAAGTTCAAATATCGGGTGAAGTCAATATTACAGAGAATGTTTCGATTAATGATCTCAGGAAAAATTTAAAAGATATTAACGATATCATGGTCAGCGAATGTCAAAGCTCAAATGCGCGCTATGGGATCATTCTGGAGGCGTCTTTGATTACAGGTATTGAACCGCCTCATGAAGTAGAATCTGCACTGGCGGCTATTAATACGGCACATAACAATGTTTCTTCAGAAATCAGTTTAGCAAAGTCACTTGCCGATCAAACCATTGTTCAATCTCGAAGAGCAGTGGAAATCGAAACTTTAAAGGCACAGGCTGAGGTTCAACCTTTGATTGCTCTTTCGTTTCAGCTTAAACAACTCAAAGCCAGTGGTGCGGATGTTTTGAAAAATTTTGTTAGAAACGCACGTCTGAATGTTCTTAAAAAAGCTGATAAAATCATCTACCCGACGGAGTAA